Proteins from a genomic interval of Longimicrobium terrae:
- a CDS encoding DUF5985 family protein: MTTALYLLCALTSAACAVLLLRGYGNSRVPLLLWSGLCFVGFALNNLMLIIDAHTPATLDLSVWRTLPALLGIVCLLYGLVWDKR, translated from the coding sequence ATGACCACGGCTCTGTATCTGCTGTGCGCCCTGACCAGCGCCGCGTGCGCCGTGCTGCTGCTGCGCGGCTACGGAAACAGCCGCGTTCCGCTGCTGCTGTGGAGCGGCCTGTGCTTCGTGGGGTTCGCGCTCAACAACCTCATGCTCATCATCGACGCGCACACGCCCGCCACGCTCGACCTGTCCGTCTGGCGCACGCTGCCGGCGCTGCTGGGGATCGTCTGCCTTCTTTACGGGCTGGTATGGGACAAACGCTGA
- a CDS encoding DUF5985 family protein codes for MGQTLRLLFAGALAMGYLVAALFFLRFHRDTRDRLFALFSVSFLLLCIQRIVLALVDDDPALVPWVYGLRLFAFLIILVAIIDKNRAA; via the coding sequence ATGGGACAAACGCTGAGGCTGCTGTTCGCCGGCGCGCTGGCGATGGGATACCTGGTGGCCGCGCTCTTCTTTCTGCGCTTTCACCGGGACACGCGCGACCGCCTGTTCGCCCTGTTCTCCGTATCCTTTCTGCTGCTGTGCATCCAGCGGATCGTGCTGGCGCTGGTGGATGATGATCCGGCGCTGGTGCCGTGGGTGTACGGCCTGCGGCTGTTCGCCTTCCTGATCATTCTGGTGGCCATCATCGACAAGAACCGCGCGGCATGA
- a CDS encoding chloride channel protein: MRRGAQALAAGWERFVQWFNALGLSENTILFAFAAAVGLASALGVIAFYGFIDAAYTLFYTLPARFRPRSAFLAYRPLVTGAGFALAWWIMRRIGRGHEGMNVPDVQLAVARDGRIAFRPALARTAASAVTLGCGGSAGSEGPVAVLGSAVGSFLGRTFRFDPGRIRVLVAAGAAAGISAAFNAPLTGAFFALEEILGSLAVAAFPAVVVSSVIGAMVSRAFFGNHPAFPIPAEYGYGLVREVVLLYPLLGLLVGGVSASFIRCYFGVGRLVQRMALPAPLVPWIGGALVGGMVYLSGGRLVGFGHLAVRLDVFGQMAWYSLALLAIGKIVATSITLNSGASGGVFTPSLYLGAATGGGFGVAAAALFPGMGIQPQSYALVGMGAVVAASTGAPITGILIVFEMTQDSAIMLPLMLTTVIGYAAARWLEPDNLYSGWLRRRGERIHHGADEGVLARHRVAELYDRAPRTLREDAGPAEMLAVLESADETELPVVDADGRCLGLVTVQDLARLMGVAGSVGGLVMAADLAAPAETVSPSDTLLTVIRRMGTRGIASLPVVEPGTERLLGVVSRQQVMAVYERSVSGAHD, translated from the coding sequence ATGCGGCGGGGCGCGCAGGCGCTGGCGGCCGGGTGGGAGCGGTTCGTCCAGTGGTTCAACGCCCTGGGGCTGAGCGAGAACACCATCCTGTTCGCCTTTGCGGCGGCGGTGGGGCTGGCCAGCGCGCTGGGCGTGATTGCGTTCTACGGCTTCATCGACGCCGCGTACACCCTCTTCTACACGCTTCCCGCGCGCTTCCGGCCGCGCTCCGCCTTTCTGGCGTACCGCCCGCTGGTGACCGGGGCGGGCTTTGCGCTGGCGTGGTGGATCATGCGGCGCATCGGCCGCGGGCACGAGGGGATGAACGTGCCCGACGTGCAGCTCGCCGTGGCGCGCGACGGGCGCATCGCCTTTCGCCCCGCGCTGGCGCGGACGGCGGCGAGCGCGGTGACGCTGGGGTGCGGCGGCTCGGCGGGGAGCGAGGGGCCCGTCGCCGTGCTGGGCTCCGCGGTGGGATCGTTCCTGGGACGGACGTTCCGCTTTGATCCCGGCCGCATCCGCGTGCTGGTGGCCGCGGGCGCGGCGGCCGGCATCTCCGCCGCGTTCAACGCGCCGCTGACGGGCGCCTTCTTCGCGCTGGAGGAGATCCTGGGCTCGCTGGCGGTGGCGGCGTTCCCCGCCGTGGTCGTCAGCAGCGTGATCGGGGCGATGGTGTCGCGCGCGTTCTTTGGCAATCACCCGGCGTTCCCCATCCCCGCGGAATACGGCTACGGGCTGGTGCGCGAGGTGGTGCTGCTGTATCCGCTGCTCGGCCTGCTGGTGGGCGGCGTGTCGGCCTCGTTCATCCGCTGCTACTTCGGCGTGGGGCGGCTGGTGCAGCGGATGGCCCTTCCCGCGCCGCTGGTTCCGTGGATCGGCGGCGCGCTGGTGGGCGGGATGGTGTACCTGTCCGGCGGGCGGCTGGTGGGCTTCGGGCACCTGGCCGTGCGGCTGGACGTGTTCGGGCAGATGGCGTGGTACTCGCTGGCGCTTCTCGCGATCGGCAAGATCGTGGCGACCTCCATCACGCTCAACAGCGGCGCGTCGGGGGGCGTGTTCACCCCGTCGCTGTACCTGGGCGCGGCCACGGGCGGCGGCTTCGGGGTGGCGGCGGCCGCGCTGTTTCCGGGGATGGGCATTCAGCCGCAGTCGTATGCGCTGGTGGGGATGGGTGCCGTGGTGGCCGCGTCGACGGGCGCCCCCATCACCGGAATCCTGATCGTGTTCGAGATGACGCAGGACAGCGCCATCATGCTGCCGCTTATGCTGACGACGGTGATCGGATACGCGGCGGCGCGATGGCTGGAGCCGGACAACCTGTACAGCGGATGGCTGCGAAGGCGTGGCGAGCGCATTCACCACGGCGCGGACGAGGGCGTGCTGGCCCGCCACCGCGTCGCGGAGCTGTACGACCGCGCGCCGCGCACGCTGCGGGAGGACGCCGGCCCGGCGGAGATGCTGGCCGTGCTGGAGAGCGCGGATGAGACGGAACTGCCCGTGGTCGATGCGGATGGCCGCTGCCTGGGCCTGGTCACCGTGCAGGACCTGGCGCGGCTGATGGGCGTGGCGGGCTCCGTGGGCGGGCTGGTGATGGCCGCGGACCTCGCCGCGCCGGCCGAAACGGTTTCGCCGTCGGACACGCTGCTGACGGTGATCCGGCGGATGGGGACGCGCGGGATCGCCTCGCTCCCCGTGGTGGAGCCGGGGACGGAGCGGCTTCTGGGCGTCGTTTCCCGCCAGCAGGTGATGGCCGTCTACGAACGCAGCGTATCCGGCGCGCACGACTGA
- a CDS encoding cation:proton antiporter, translating to MTLSPSLVPTIPFSDPVLIVALATVIFLVVPLLFEKLRVPGIIGLIVAGAAVGPHGFGLLLRDPTIILLGTVGLLYLMLMVGLELDLNEFNRYRNRSIVFGALSFAIPAAAGLAVGLGLGYSLLSALLVASAFASHTLLAFPIASRLGIVRNEAVTTALGGTILTDIMALLLLAVVANSAESGMSLGFWVRLAVPFIIYVAVVLWALPRLGRWFFRRVGEGGAEFVFVLASLFTVSYLAHSAGVEPIIGALLTGLALNRLIPAQGALMNRIHFVGNAVFIPFFLLSVGMLVNVRALTTAKAWTIAVALTAGVVVSKWLATWIAAKIFGYSGDEGWTMFGLSAPHAAGTLAIVLVGFEIGLLDETEVNGVVLMILVTCLAGPWAVARFGARVAERERARPYDADAAPRRILIPLANPKRAEGLMELAFAIRGGDSDEPLLPLTVAPEEGYATEAWVAEAEQMLSHAVHLAASAGVRAVPVTRVDGSVADGIVRGIAETRSTTVVIGWDGRRSGAFAIFGTVLDRLLEQTRQMMVVARLSHPLKLTSRLTVIVPPGLERHPGLAEALGVVHRIASDVGGSLSLLTVQAAPEPLVEAQRAARPAMSAEWRVADDWPSLLASLRESTRADDLTVLVSARRGGPAWHPRLRHLPEQVAESVSADFVALYPPDAVPTADAPGAAVNALAPDRVVDLETADYTQAYARMLASVLEPADARELAGTLVDAERRMTTEIRPGIALPHARIGGLPQPRVVLGVSRAGIRLPRAAHPVRLFVLLLSPEDHPEQHLRALAGIAQVIADPAVTAELLERYAPAHPLDWLRVAD from the coding sequence ATGACTTTATCTCCATCGCTGGTACCGACCATTCCGTTTTCCGACCCCGTCCTGATCGTCGCGCTGGCGACGGTGATCTTTCTGGTGGTCCCCCTGCTGTTCGAAAAACTCCGCGTTCCCGGAATCATCGGCCTCATCGTCGCGGGCGCGGCGGTGGGGCCGCACGGTTTCGGGCTGCTCCTGCGCGATCCCACCATCATTCTGCTGGGCACCGTGGGCCTGCTGTACCTGATGCTGATGGTGGGGCTGGAACTGGACCTGAACGAGTTCAACCGCTACCGCAACCGCAGCATCGTCTTCGGCGCGCTGTCGTTCGCCATCCCCGCCGCGGCGGGCCTGGCCGTCGGACTGGGGCTGGGCTACTCCCTGCTGTCCGCGCTGCTGGTGGCGTCCGCCTTCGCGTCGCACACGCTGCTGGCGTTTCCCATCGCCAGCCGGCTGGGGATCGTGCGCAACGAGGCGGTGACGACGGCGCTGGGCGGAACGATCCTCACCGACATCATGGCGCTGCTGCTGCTGGCGGTGGTCGCCAACTCGGCGGAAAGCGGGATGAGCCTGGGATTCTGGGTGCGGCTCGCGGTGCCGTTCATCATCTACGTGGCCGTGGTGCTGTGGGCGCTGCCGCGGCTGGGGCGCTGGTTCTTTCGCCGCGTGGGGGAGGGCGGGGCGGAGTTCGTGTTCGTGCTCGCGTCGCTGTTCACCGTGTCGTACCTGGCGCATTCCGCGGGGGTGGAGCCCATCATCGGCGCACTTCTCACGGGCTTGGCGCTGAACCGGCTGATCCCGGCGCAGGGCGCGCTGATGAACCGCATCCACTTCGTGGGCAACGCCGTCTTCATCCCCTTTTTTCTGCTCTCCGTGGGGATGCTGGTGAACGTGCGCGCGCTCACGACGGCAAAGGCGTGGACCATCGCCGTCGCGCTCACGGCGGGGGTCGTCGTTTCCAAGTGGCTGGCCACGTGGATCGCGGCAAAGATCTTTGGCTACAGCGGCGACGAGGGGTGGACGATGTTCGGCCTGTCCGCGCCGCACGCGGCGGGAACGCTGGCCATCGTGCTGGTGGGCTTTGAGATCGGGTTGCTGGACGAGACGGAGGTCAACGGCGTGGTGCTGATGATCCTGGTCACCTGCCTGGCCGGGCCGTGGGCGGTGGCGCGGTTCGGCGCGCGCGTGGCGGAACGGGAAAGGGCGCGGCCGTACGACGCGGACGCGGCGCCACGGCGGATCCTCATCCCGCTCGCCAATCCCAAACGCGCGGAGGGGCTGATGGAGCTCGCGTTCGCCATCCGCGGCGGGGACAGCGACGAGCCGCTGCTGCCGCTGACGGTGGCGCCGGAGGAGGGGTACGCCACGGAGGCGTGGGTGGCGGAGGCGGAGCAGATGCTGAGCCACGCGGTGCACCTGGCCGCGTCCGCCGGGGTGCGCGCCGTGCCGGTGACGCGCGTTGACGGCAGCGTGGCGGACGGCATCGTGCGCGGCATCGCGGAAACGCGCAGCACCACGGTCGTGATCGGCTGGGACGGACGGCGCAGCGGCGCGTTCGCCATCTTCGGCACCGTGCTGGACCGGCTGCTGGAGCAGACGCGGCAGATGATGGTGGTGGCGCGCCTCAGTCATCCGCTCAAGCTCACGTCCCGGCTGACGGTGATCGTACCGCCGGGGTTGGAGCGGCACCCCGGGCTGGCGGAGGCGCTGGGCGTGGTGCACCGCATTGCATCCGACGTGGGGGGCTCGCTCTCCCTGCTGACGGTGCAGGCCGCGCCCGAACCGCTGGTGGAGGCGCAGCGCGCGGCGCGTCCCGCGATGTCCGCGGAGTGGCGGGTGGCGGATGACTGGCCGTCGCTGCTCGCGTCCCTGCGCGAATCGACGCGGGCGGATGACCTGACGGTGCTGGTGAGCGCGCGGCGGGGCGGGCCTGCGTGGCATCCGCGGCTGCGGCATCTGCCGGAGCAGGTGGCGGAAAGTGTATCGGCGGACTTTGTGGCGCTGTATCCGCCGGACGCCGTGCCCACCGCGGACGCGCCCGGAGCCGCGGTGAACGCGCTCGCGCCGGACCGCGTGGTGGATCTGGAGACGGCGGACTACACGCAGGCTTACGCGCGCATGCTGGCCTCCGTGCTGGAGCCCGCGGACGCGCGCGAGCTTGCGGGCACCCTGGTGGACGCCGAGCGCCGCATGACGACGGAGATCCGCCCCGGCATCGCGCTGCCGCACGCGCGCATCGGGGGGCTGCCGCAGCCGCGCGTGGTGCTGGGCGTGAGCCGGGCGGGAATCCGGCTGCCGCGCGCCGCCCATCCCGTGCGGCTGTTCGTGCTGCTGCTGAGCCCGGAAGACCACCCGGAGCAGCACCTGCGCGCGCTGGCCGGGATCGCGCAGGTGATTGCGGATCCCGCGGTTACGGCGGAACTGCTGGAGCGCTACGCCCCCGCGCACCCGCTGGACTGGCTGCGCGTGGCGGATTGA
- a CDS encoding phosphatase PAP2 family protein: protein MRLVVLFSAAVMAAAPARAQSLVAPPPAPERQRGDSIRSEHLFTRRDAYVAGGFLAGAALLAPLDREVDDALQEPAYQSRKALSGTASVFRLLGIPGAPLLSVGTYATGRLLHRPGLADAGLHVTEAIVMANVVTGVTKNLVGRARPAISPDDPYGVEFLGGFKDDEHRSFPSGHTSTAFAAASAASAELAHWAPEYRVPGAVVLYSAATLVGVSRMYNQRHWATDVVTGAAIGTFSGWKIVHFNHQNPGNRIDRLLLSTTPIPTGDGGVALVWTIRR from the coding sequence ATGCGTCTTGTCGTTCTGTTCTCCGCGGCTGTGATGGCCGCGGCGCCCGCGCGCGCCCAGTCGCTGGTCGCGCCGCCGCCCGCCCCCGAGCGCCAGCGCGGCGATTCCATCCGCTCCGAGCACCTGTTCACCCGGCGCGACGCGTACGTAGCGGGCGGGTTTCTGGCCGGCGCCGCGCTGCTGGCCCCGCTGGACAGGGAGGTGGACGATGCCCTGCAGGAGCCCGCGTACCAGAGCCGCAAGGCGCTCAGCGGCACCGCCAGCGTGTTCCGCCTGCTGGGCATTCCCGGCGCGCCGCTGCTGTCCGTGGGCACCTATGCCACCGGCCGCCTGCTGCACCGGCCCGGCCTGGCGGATGCGGGCCTGCACGTGACCGAGGCCATCGTCATGGCCAACGTGGTGACGGGCGTGACCAAGAACCTGGTGGGCCGCGCGCGCCCGGCCATTTCGCCGGACGATCCGTACGGCGTGGAGTTCCTGGGCGGCTTCAAGGACGACGAGCACCGGTCGTTTCCGTCCGGCCATACCTCCACCGCCTTTGCCGCCGCATCCGCGGCGAGCGCGGAGCTGGCGCACTGGGCGCCGGAGTACCGCGTTCCCGGCGCGGTGGTGCTGTACAGCGCGGCGACGCTCGTGGGCGTTTCGCGGATGTACAACCAGCGCCACTGGGCCACGGACGTGGTGACGGGCGCCGCCATCGGCACGTTCAGCGGCTGGAAGATCGTGCACTTCAATCACCAGAACCCCGGCAACCGCATCGACCGGCTGCTGCTTTCCACCACGCCCATTCCCACCGGGGACGGCGGGGTGGCGCTGGTGTGGACCATCCGGCGGTAG
- a CDS encoding AI-2E family transporter: protein MPSHPPRDQDSAPESAGPPAPGPGSVLTPDVDPAATSTPAAADAQQPDLGATGHAIESHFNHSVSITVLAVLAVLYTLYFARSFLLPIVIAFLLSFLFSPLVRAMARMRIRPPAGAGIVILGLLATVSFAGYELSYPVQSWAASAPQTLQTAQHKMKDLLKPLERASKTAEQVQNAAGGVAGGGAARTPEVVVRGESIISRIFGTTQRFVTAALETLILLYFLLAAGDLFLQKLIKVLPTRSDKRKAVEIARKTEASISTYLLTTAAVNITEGAVVALTMWILGMPSPLLWGAMVALLEFVPYLGALTMTVVLSIAALTVYDTVGQAMLVPGAFLVINIIQGNFVSPMLMGHKLALNPVALLVGLTFWFWIWGIPGAFLAVPLMATFKILCDHIESLAAIGEFLGMRDENERRAAVRS, encoded by the coding sequence ATGCCGTCCCATCCGCCGCGCGACCAGGATTCCGCCCCCGAGAGCGCCGGCCCGCCCGCGCCGGGGCCCGGCTCCGTACTGACGCCGGACGTCGACCCCGCGGCTACCAGCACGCCCGCCGCGGCCGACGCCCAGCAGCCGGACCTGGGCGCCACGGGGCACGCCATCGAAAGCCACTTCAACCACTCCGTCAGCATCACCGTGCTGGCGGTGCTGGCCGTGCTCTACACGCTGTACTTCGCGCGGTCGTTTCTGCTTCCGATCGTCATCGCCTTTCTGCTCAGCTTTCTGTTCAGCCCGCTGGTGCGAGCGATGGCGAGGATGCGCATCCGTCCGCCGGCGGGCGCGGGAATCGTAATCCTGGGCTTGCTCGCGACGGTCAGCTTTGCGGGGTACGAGCTGTCGTATCCCGTGCAGAGCTGGGCCGCCAGCGCGCCGCAGACGCTGCAGACCGCGCAGCACAAGATGAAGGATCTGCTGAAGCCGCTGGAGCGGGCCAGCAAGACGGCGGAGCAGGTGCAGAACGCGGCGGGCGGCGTGGCGGGCGGGGGCGCGGCGCGGACGCCGGAGGTGGTGGTGCGGGGCGAAAGCATCATCTCACGGATCTTCGGAACCACGCAGCGCTTTGTGACGGCGGCGCTGGAAACCCTGATCCTGCTGTACTTTCTGCTTGCCGCGGGCGACCTGTTCCTGCAGAAGCTGATCAAGGTGCTGCCCACGCGCAGCGACAAGCGCAAGGCGGTGGAGATCGCGCGCAAGACAGAGGCGTCCATCAGCACGTACCTGCTGACGACGGCCGCGGTCAACATCACGGAAGGCGCCGTCGTGGCGCTGACGATGTGGATTCTGGGGATGCCCAGCCCGCTGCTGTGGGGGGCGATGGTGGCGCTTCTGGAGTTCGTCCCCTACCTGGGCGCGCTGACGATGACCGTCGTGCTGTCGATCGCGGCGCTCACGGTATACGACACCGTGGGGCAGGCGATGCTGGTGCCGGGCGCGTTTCTGGTGATCAACATCATCCAGGGCAACTTCGTAAGCCCCATGCTGATGGGGCACAAGCTGGCGCTGAATCCGGTTGCGCTGCTGGTGGGGCTGACCTTTTGGTTCTGGATCTGGGGGATTCCGGGCGCCTTTCTGGCGGTTCCGCTGATGGCGACGTTCAAGATCCTGTGCGACCACATCGAATCCCTTGCCGCCATCGGCGAGTTCCTGGGGATGCGTGACGAAAACGAGCGCCGCGCCGCCGTCCGCTCCTGA